One segment of Onychomys torridus chromosome 3, mOncTor1.1, whole genome shotgun sequence DNA contains the following:
- the LOC118579539 gene encoding uncharacterized protein LOC118579539, translated as MQEGARPIREPVGAGSLSGEPRPGEREARQRQRVRECQGSLRGTRLAGWKRPARRLCSFANVGYLSGKPWAGRQAGTGRLAGPKPAVSGSSKLGGGNCFNRRLLACTSWAWGPTLGLALRRGRRVAGPTGDVLSARRAALLPAGTGQTKLVRFLSAPRRLWRANLAPAAPATRESRMISDFSERPSKPCLYVYGSQHLSGFKLFINNFSSSDRLSHVVSGKCKGDCNICEWLETILGDNLSRPRGISNVLSIHSSPLGFWQRSESKQFKLKRFSLPKHLREVGAKKAQMLELRTNVGTIGTSTVKGTSMQLSKEHWQDLK; from the exons ATGCAAGAGGGCGCCCGTCCAATCAGAGAGCCCGTCGGGGCTGGGAGCCTTTCGGGCGAGCCCCGGCCCGGCGAGCGCGAGGCTCGCCAGCGGCAGCGCGTGCGCGAGTGTCAGGGCTCGCTCCGAGGGACACGGCTGGCTGGGTGGAAGCGCCCCGCTCGCCGTCTTTGTTCTTTTGCCAACGTGGGGTACCTCTCAGGAAAGCCGTGGGCGGGCAGGCAGGCGGGGACCGGGCGCTTGGCGGGACCGAAGCCCGCTGTGAGCGGGAG TTCAAAACTCGGGGGTGGTAACTGTTTTAACCGCCGTCTTCTGGCGTGCACGTCCTGGGCCTGGGGTCCCACGCTCGGGTTGGCGCTCCGGAGGGGAAGGCGCGTGGCGGGCCCCACGGGCGATGTTCTTTCTGCCCGGCGGGCCGCGCTCCTCCCGGCTGGCACCGGGCAGACTAAGTTAGTACGGTTCCTGTCGGCCCCTCGGCGGCTTTGGCGAGCAAACCTGGCGCCTGCTGCCCCGGCGACGAGAGAAAGCCGGATGATTTCAGATTTCTCTGAAAGGCCTTCCAAGCcatgtttatatgtttatggTTCTCAGCACTTGTCGGGTTTCAAGTTATTTATTAACAACTTTTCGAGTTCGGATCGCTTATCCCATGTTGTCTCGGGGAAGTGTAAGGGAGATTGCAACATTTGTGAATGGTTAGAAACCATCTTGGGAGACAACCTATCTCGACCCAGAGGAATTAGCAATGTGTTGAGTATACACTCTTCCCCCTTGGGTTTCTGGCAGCGGAGTGAAAG caaacaATTTAAACTCAAGAG ATTTTCTTTACCAAAGCACCTAAGAGAAGTTGGAGCCAAAAAAGCTCAGATGCTAGAGCTAAGGACAAATGTTGGCACCATAGGGACATCTACAGTTAAAGGGACATCAATGCAGCTAT CTAAAGAACATTGGCAAGATCTAAAATGA